In one window of Clostridia bacterium DNA:
- a CDS encoding molybdenum cofactor guanylyltransferase: MLEAAGIILSGGKNSRMRANKAFLTVGEQRIIDKTVFLFKRIFPQVIVVTNQPEAYAYLGVELARDRVLGMGPLSGMEAGLKVSSYFYNFLVACDMPFINSRFIELLLERTVDEKGQTYDVVIPRMADGRLQPLYAVYSKNCLAPIKACLDRGISKILEFYTQIRIRYVEEAELAAYGDVKATFFNVNTPDDLTKAQAMAQLLGD, encoded by the coding sequence TTGTTAGAGGCGGCAGGCATTATTCTCTCCGGCGGCAAGAATTCGCGCATGCGCGCCAACAAGGCCTTTTTAACCGTAGGAGAGCAGCGTATCATCGATAAGACTGTGTTCCTGTTTAAGAGGATCTTCCCCCAAGTGATCGTGGTTACCAATCAACCCGAAGCCTATGCCTATCTAGGAGTTGAGCTAGCCCGGGATCGGGTGCTGGGCATGGGACCGTTGAGCGGTATGGAGGCGGGCCTAAAGGTCTCTTCCTATTTTTACAATTTCCTTGTGGCCTGCGATATGCCCTTCATCAACTCTAGGTTTATAGAGTTATTGCTGGAGAGAACTGTCGATGAGAAGGGCCAAACCTACGATGTGGTAATTCCGCGGATGGCTGACGGGCGATTGCAGCCCCTTTATGCCGTTTATTCCAAGAATTGCCTTGCGCCCATTAAGGCTTGCCTGGATAGAGGCATTTCGAAAATTCTTGAGTTCTACACTCAGATCCGGATACGGTATGTCGAGGAAGCAGAGCTGGCTGCCTATGGGGACGTGAAAGCTACCTTCTTTAACGTCAACACTCCCGATGATCTGACCAAGGCGCAAGCCATGGCCCAGCTGCTGGGCGATTGA
- a CDS encoding molybdopterin-binding protein, producing the protein MQKVRVEEAVGMVLGHDLTKIIPGQSKRAAFKKGHIIQPEDIPQLLDMGKEHLYVLDLGEDLVHEDEAAQRIARAAVEKPRPDGSPDGVGFVISSPSEGKVNITTAHRGLLQVRAELVDAINSIDDVVLATLGNNLPVEKGELVAGSRVIPLAIPKAAIIKVEAICAQAGPALDLLPYRTHRVGIVTTGNEVFSGRIQDGFGPAIKKKLAQYPAEILGQEIVPDDAQRIREAIFRFRQQGATLILVTGGMSVDPDDVTPSAIRSTGAEVVTYGVPVLPGAMLLVAYLEGLPLVGVPGCVMYDKTTAFDLVLPRLFAGKKITKPELVKLGYRGLCRKCEVCVWPRCSFGQGEA; encoded by the coding sequence ATGCAGAAGGTAAGGGTTGAAGAAGCGGTGGGGATGGTGCTGGGCCACGATCTGACCAAGATCATACCTGGCCAGTCCAAGCGGGCAGCCTTCAAAAAGGGTCATATTATCCAACCCGAAGACATTCCTCAACTTTTGGATATGGGTAAAGAGCACCTGTACGTGTTGGACCTAGGCGAAGACCTGGTTCACGAGGATGAAGCTGCCCAGCGGATAGCCCGGGCCGCGGTGGAAAAGCCTCGCCCTGACGGCTCTCCCGACGGGGTTGGATTTGTCATCAGCTCTCCCTCCGAGGGTAAAGTCAATATTACCACCGCCCACCGAGGGCTGTTGCAGGTGAGGGCGGAGCTGGTGGATGCCATTAACTCTATCGATGACGTGGTTCTGGCGACCTTGGGCAACAACCTACCGGTGGAAAAAGGCGAGCTGGTGGCTGGTTCCCGGGTCATACCGCTGGCTATCCCCAAAGCGGCCATTATCAAGGTGGAGGCCATATGTGCCCAGGCGGGGCCGGCGTTGGACCTTTTGCCTTACCGCACCCATCGGGTGGGGATAGTCACTACCGGCAACGAGGTATTTTCGGGCCGGATCCAGGATGGCTTTGGGCCAGCCATCAAGAAGAAGCTGGCCCAGTACCCGGCGGAAATATTGGGACAGGAAATCGTTCCCGATGACGCCCAGCGCATTCGGGAAGCCATTTTTAGGTTCAGGCAACAAGGGGCCACCCTAATCCTGGTGACCGGAGGAATGTCGGTAGATCCCGACGATGTTACCCCCAGCGCCATCCGGTCTACCGGCGCCGAAGTGGTTACTTATGGAGTGCCGGTGCTCCCCGGGGCCATGCTCCTGGTAGCCTACCTGGAGGGCTTGCCGCTTGTAGGAGTGCCTGGGTGCGTTATGTACGACAAGACCACCGCCTTTGACTTGGTGCTGCCGCGGCTGTTTGCGGGAAAAAAGATTACCAAGCCGGAGCTAGTAAAGCTGGGCTATCGGGGACTGTGCCGCAAGTGTGAGGTTTGTGTCTGGCCCCGCTGCAGCTTCGGGCAGGGGGAGGCGTAG